One genomic region from Anabaena sp. PCC 7108 encodes:
- the psbA gene encoding photosystem II q(b) protein yields MTTTLQQRSTANVWDRFCEWITSTENRIYIGWFGVLMIPTLLAATTCFIIAFIAAPPVDIDGIREPVAGSLMYGNNIISGAVVPSSNAIGLHFYPIWEAASLDEWLYNGGPYQLVVFHFLIGVACYLGREWELSYRLGMRPWICVAFSAPVAAATAVFLIYPIGQGSFSDGMPLGISGTFNFMIVFQAEHNILMHPFHMLGVAGVFGGSLFSAMHGSLVTSSLVRETTETESQNYGYKFGQEEETYNIVAAHGYFGRLIFQYASFNNSRSLHFFLAAWPVVGIWFTALGVSTMAFNLNGFNFNQSIIDSQGRVIGTWADVINRANLGMEVMHERNAHNFPLDLAAGDVAPVALTAPAING; encoded by the coding sequence CAGCACCGAAAACCGCATCTACATCGGTTGGTTTGGAGTCTTGATGATCCCCACCCTGTTAGCTGCTACCACCTGCTTCATCATCGCCTTCATCGCTGCGCCTCCCGTTGACATCGACGGTATCCGTGAGCCAGTTGCAGGTTCCTTAATGTACGGAAACAACATCATCTCTGGTGCAGTTGTTCCTTCCTCTAACGCAATCGGTTTACACTTCTACCCAATCTGGGAAGCAGCTTCCTTAGATGAGTGGTTGTATAACGGTGGTCCTTACCAATTGGTAGTATTCCACTTCTTAATCGGCGTAGCTTGCTACCTCGGTCGTGAATGGGAACTTTCTTACCGCTTAGGTATGCGTCCTTGGATCTGTGTTGCATTCTCCGCTCCTGTAGCAGCAGCAACCGCAGTATTCTTGATCTACCCAATCGGTCAAGGTTCATTCTCCGATGGTATGCCTTTGGGTATCTCTGGAACCTTCAACTTCATGATCGTGTTCCAAGCTGAACACAACATCTTAATGCACCCCTTCCATATGTTGGGAGTAGCTGGTGTATTCGGTGGTTCCTTGTTCTCTGCAATGCACGGTTCTTTGGTTACATCTTCCTTGGTTCGTGAAACAACCGAAACCGAATCACAAAACTACGGTTACAAGTTCGGTCAAGAAGAAGAAACCTACAACATCGTTGCAGCACACGGTTACTTCGGTCGCTTGATTTTCCAATACGCTTCCTTCAACAACAGCCGTTCACTTCACTTCTTCTTGGCTGCATGGCCAGTAGTGGGAATCTGGTTCACCGCTTTAGGTGTCAGCACAATGGCTTTCAACTTGAACGGATTCAACTTCAACCAATCAATCATTGATTCTCAAGGTCGTGTGATTGGTACATGGGCTGACGTAATCAACCGCGCTAACTTGGGTATGGAAGTAATGCACGAGCGTAACGCTCACAACTTCCCTCTAGATTTGGCTGCTGGTGATGTTGCTCCTGTAGCTCTAACCGCACCTGCAATCAACGGTTAA